The Pseudomonas fluorescens genome includes a window with the following:
- a CDS encoding DUF4150 domain-containing protein — translation MSCDVYANGDEIACKAGGGKVIAAFPDVCLTPPPPPGGPIPVPYPDTSFSKDMKKGSKTVKIENKEIMLKNRSFYKTSPLGDEAATRSQGAGVITHVITGKTYFVSWSMDVLFEGQNVDRHTDLTTSNHASPAANAAVPMVNTAKYSPVQQDAKVPGKHKCECCGGAAHSKAQANGEYMTEEQFYGTAENPRNAAVLAKVRANPKCRHLLPPAGKQPSGCNKYYVTSKREKANIENDWAINRPGYMRWKEVGQGEPVAHRVPKAAGGCPSGQGNLAPTGKKCEKLEGELSALQETRINSFPRPE, via the coding sequence ATGAGCTGCGACGTTTACGCAAACGGCGATGAGATTGCATGCAAAGCGGGTGGCGGCAAGGTCATCGCGGCGTTCCCGGATGTCTGCCTGACACCACCGCCACCTCCGGGGGGACCTATCCCGGTGCCCTATCCGGACACCTCGTTTTCCAAGGACATGAAGAAAGGCAGCAAGACCGTCAAGATCGAAAACAAGGAGATCATGTTAAAAAATCGCTCCTTCTATAAAACCTCCCCGCTGGGCGATGAAGCCGCCACAAGAAGCCAGGGGGCCGGTGTCATCACTCACGTCATCACCGGCAAGACCTATTTTGTTTCATGGTCAATGGATGTTCTTTTCGAAGGCCAGAACGTAGACCGACATACCGATCTCACCACATCGAATCATGCCAGCCCCGCAGCGAATGCGGCCGTGCCCATGGTCAACACCGCCAAATACAGTCCGGTGCAACAAGACGCCAAGGTACCGGGCAAACACAAATGTGAATGTTGCGGCGGCGCGGCGCACTCCAAGGCTCAAGCGAACGGGGAGTACATGACGGAAGAGCAATTCTACGGCACCGCAGAAAATCCCAGGAATGCAGCCGTTCTCGCCAAAGTCCGGGCCAATCCCAAGTGCAGGCACCTGTTGCCACCCGCCGGAAAGCAACCGAGCGGCTGTAATAAGTACTACGTAACGAGCAAACGAGAGAAAGCCAACATTGAAAATGATTGGGCGATTAACCGGCCGGGCTATATGCGTTGGAAAGAAGTGGGCCAAGGAGAGCCGGTGGCGCATAGAGTCCCCAAGGCGGCCGGAGGTTGTCCGTCCGGGCAAGGGAATCTCGCCCCTACTGGCAAGAAGTGTGAGAAGCTCGAAGGAGAGCTGAGTGCACTTCAAGAGACACGCATCAATAGTTTTCCAAGGCCCGAATGA
- a CDS encoding 3-oxoacyl-ACP synthase, which translates to MTSMQGHALFITSMGMACPVGLCVASACTAKRAGLSALQELPFFDNACEPIIGAAVPSLDLALPAAARMSELMQHALVELIQGAPKLDWTEVPFLLCLAEPERPGINIREIAQAVIQDVSSKLGIRFHPTHSRVIPSGHVAGMHALHEASRLMQETRVPACVVAGVDSLLSALTLQWLDEHRRLKTATHNDGLFPGEGAAAILIQAYRQPGTCLKISGLGFGQEEAPLLSSKPLRAGGLTDAARTALAQAKLGLHEIDLRLSDVTGEQYGFKELPLMEARLFRTVRKEDQPLWHWAEAMGDTGAIAGIVQLILADQAFRKGYAPGTTAICLSSALAGARAAAVVRDLSQPEGDL; encoded by the coding sequence ATGACCTCCATGCAGGGGCACGCCCTCTTCATTACCAGCATGGGCATGGCCTGCCCCGTGGGCTTATGCGTCGCCAGCGCCTGTACTGCCAAGCGCGCCGGGCTGTCAGCACTCCAGGAGCTGCCGTTTTTTGACAACGCGTGCGAACCGATCATCGGCGCGGCGGTGCCCAGCCTTGACCTGGCTTTGCCGGCAGCAGCGCGCATGTCCGAGCTCATGCAGCATGCACTGGTCGAGTTGATACAGGGTGCGCCGAAGCTGGATTGGACAGAGGTGCCATTTCTCCTGTGCCTGGCTGAACCGGAGCGCCCCGGAATCAATATCAGGGAAATAGCCCAGGCCGTCATACAGGACGTATCTTCCAAGTTGGGCATACGGTTCCATCCAACGCATTCCAGGGTCATCCCCTCCGGCCATGTTGCCGGCATGCATGCCCTTCATGAAGCCAGTCGATTAATGCAGGAAACACGGGTCCCCGCCTGTGTGGTGGCGGGTGTTGACTCACTGCTCAGCGCCTTGACGCTGCAGTGGCTGGACGAACATCGCCGGCTGAAAACGGCCACTCACAATGACGGCTTGTTTCCTGGTGAAGGGGCTGCGGCCATCCTGATTCAGGCCTATCGGCAGCCTGGCACCTGCTTGAAAATCTCAGGCCTGGGCTTTGGGCAAGAAGAGGCGCCTCTTTTGTCGAGCAAACCCCTGCGAGCAGGCGGGCTGACCGACGCTGCTCGTACGGCACTCGCACAGGCCAAGCTGGGTCTGCATGAAATTGATCTGCGCCTGTCCGATGTCACGGGAGAGCAATACGGGTTCAAGGAACTTCCGTTGATGGAGGCCCGGCTTTTTCGGACAGTGCGAAAAGAGGATCAGCCACTGTGGCATTGGGCAGAGGCCATGGGTGACACCGGGGCCATTGCTGGAATCGTCCAATTGATACTCGCCGACCAGGCGTTTCGCAAAGGCTATGCACCGGGAACCACCGCGATCTGTCTGAGCAGTGCCCTGGCCGGTGCACGCGCGGCGGCTGTCGTGCGCGACCTTAGCCAGCCGGAGGGGGACCTATGA